TTTTTTGCCGATTTACTCAATGATAACTCTATCACCAATGTCATGCTGGTTGGTATTGGAAATATGGGCCATGCCCTTCTCCACTATCGCTTCCACGAACGTAACAAGATGAAGATTATCATGGCCTTTGACCTAGATGACCATCCTGAAGTCGGTACCCAAACTCCTGACGGGATTCCCATTTACGGAATTTCTCAAATCAAGGATAAAATCAAGGATGCCGATGTCAAGACTGCTATCCTGACCGTTCCCAGTGTTAAGTCACAAGAGGTTGCTAATCTCTTGGTAGATGCTGGTGTGAAAGGAATTCTTAGTTTTTCACCAGTCCATCTGCATTTACCAAAAGATGTGGTCGTTCAGTATGTCGATTTGACAAGTGAACTCCAAACCCTCCTCTACTTCATGCGAAAAGAGGATTAGAAAGCGAAAATCATTTTATGAAAAAACCAGTTATTGGGATAACAGGAAACGAAAAAACTCATCCAGATGATGACATCATGATGAGCTACGCAGCAAAAGGCTTTGTGGAAGGCGTTAAAGACGCTGGAGGGATTCCCATCATCCTACCGATTGGTGATCAAGAAATGGCCTGCCACTATATCAGTATGATTGACAAGCTCATCTTGACAGGTGGGCAAAATGTTGATCCAAAATTCTATGGTGAACCAAAAACAATTGATAGCGATGACTACCACCTTCAAAGAGATATCTTCGAACTGGCCCTCATCAAGGAAGCTATTAAACAGAAAAAGCCAATTTTTTCTGTCTGCCGTGGTACCCAACTCTTTAACGTTGCCATGGGTGGAACTTTGTACCAAGATATAGAAGACCATTGGCAGGATTGTTCTGCCGAATACACAACTCAACGCTTGGTGACAGAACCTGATACTGTTCTCCGAGAAATCTATGGAGAAATTTCCCATATCAACTCCTTCCACCATCAGAGCATCAAGGATTTAGCACCAAATTTAAAGATTGCGGCTCATGATCCTAAAGATGGTATCATTGAAGCTGTCATGAGTACGGATGATGTTGCCTTTCTCGGTGTCCAATGGCACCCAGAGTTTCTTTTTGAAAATCGTCCCAAAGATAAAAACCTCTTTGACTATATCGTTAATGAACTTTAGATTAAATCTGTCTTTTCACGATAGCTAAAATAACTGGAGTGAGAGACAATCAAATGGTCCAAGAGGACAATTCCCATCAGATCGCAGGCTTCTTTAACAAGTTTAGTGACATGATCATCATTTCGGCTAGGGGCTACCGCTCCTGAGGGATGATTGTGGACCAAAATGAGTGAAGTCGCCATATGCTTAATAGCATAATGAAGAATCTCCCTAGGTTCAGCTATACTGCGAGTTGCAGAACCGATAAAAATGGTCTGTTGATGAATGATTTGATTTTGAGTATTGAGATAGAGCGCCACCAGGTGCTCTTGTTTTTTGTCCCCCAATTCCTGCTGCATCTTCTTGGCCAACTTTTGGCTACTGAGAATACTTTCCATCTCAAGGGTCTCATGTTTATGAATACGATGGCCCAGTTCAATCATAGCTTGTAATTCTATGGCCTTAACACGGCCGATACCAGACAGACTCTGCAATTCCTGCAGGGTCATTTTTTTCAAATCCGTTAGGTTTGAAAGATTGTTCAAGGCTTTCTGGGCAATTTCAAAAACACTAGCTTGACGTGTTCCTGTCCTGAGTAAAATAGCTAGTAACTCTTGATTACTGAGCGCTTCAACTCCTTCCTTGGCCAGTCTTTCTCTTGGTAATAGTGAATCTTCTTGGAATGAAATACTGTACATAAAAATCCTCCTCACTTTATTATTCGTGAGAAGGATGGAAAATTAGATTTTTTTCTCAATTGGGGCCACACTAGCCAAAAGTTTTTTCAAACCTACTTCTGGGAAATTGATTTTCAATTCCTGCCTAGCACCGCTACCTGAAACTTCCAGAACGGTTCCCTCTCCCCACTTCTTGTGGAGGGCAATGTCACCAATGGACCAATTTGCCTCGCTAGAAGCTGATTTTGCTCCAGCTGTAAATTGACCAAATGGAAGACCGCTTGATTGGATAGTTCTTGGGGCAGCACTGCGTTTACGGTCTTGAAGGGCCTGGGCTAAGCTCATGCCTTGACCAAAGGCAAGGCCGCCACTGCTATAAGATGCCTTAAAGCTTGTATTTGCTGGACGAGCCAGACCTTGATACTCAAGTAAGTCCGAGCTGATTTCGTTAATAAAACGAGTGGGACGGTTGTAGTTGGTACGACCAAAAAGCAGGCGCGAGTTGGCATTTGTTAGATAGAGGATTTTCTCTGCACGCGTGATACCTACATAGGCTAGACGGCGCTCTTCTTCCAATTCATCTGAATCCTCAGCTGCACGACTAAGTGGAAAGACATTTTCTTCCATCCCAATCAAAAAGACAACTGGAAACTCGAGACCTTTGGCAGCATGCAGGGTCATCAAGGTCACTTCTGATGTCTCCTGACTACCTGAATCTGTGTCCGCAATCAAGGCCAAGTCATTTAAAAAACGACTCAGTTTATCCAGACCAGTTTCTTCTTCTGGCCCATCAGAGGTGTCATCAAAGTTTTTCGTCACAGAGAGGAACTCCTCGATGTTTTCTACACGAGCCTTGCTTTCTAAGGTCGCTTGGGCGTTAAGAATATCGACGTAACCTGTTTTTTCTAGGACGGCCTCAACCAACTCAGTAATGCTTAACTGGTCCAGTTGCTCCCGCAAATCCAGAATCATATTGGCAAAATCCCAGATAGATTGGGCTGCTTTCCCCTTGATACCAGACAACATAATATTGGCTGAAGCATCTAGCATAGACATGTCTTGCATATTCGCAAAGTCACGAATTTTCTCGACTGTACCTGGCCCAATTCCACGCTTAGGCTCGTTGATAATACGCTCAAAACTGATATTGTCACTCAAATTGGCAATAAGATTGAGGTAAGCGATAATATCTCGGATTTCCTTACGGCTGTAGAACTTTGTTCCGCCAACCATGGTATAAGGAATATTTGACTT
The Streptococcus toyakuensis genome window above contains:
- the radC gene encoding RadC family protein encodes the protein MYSISFQEDSLLPRERLAKEGVEALSNQELLAILLRTGTRQASVFEIAQKALNNLSNLTDLKKMTLQELQSLSGIGRVKAIELQAMIELGHRIHKHETLEMESILSSQKLAKKMQQELGDKKQEHLVALYLNTQNQIIHQQTIFIGSATRSIAEPREILHYAIKHMATSLILVHNHPSGAVAPSRNDDHVTKLVKEACDLMGIVLLDHLIVSHSSYFSYREKTDLI
- a CDS encoding redox-sensing transcriptional repressor Rex, whose amino-acid sequence is MKDKQFAIPKATAKRLSLYYRIFKRFHAEKIERANSKQIAEAIGIDSATVRRDFSYFGELGRRGFGYDVKKLMTFFADLLNDNSITNVMLVGIGNMGHALLHYRFHERNKMKIIMAFDLDDHPEVGTQTPDGIPIYGISQIKDKIKDADVKTAILTVPSVKSQEVANLLVDAGVKGILSFSPVHLHLPKDVVVQYVDLTSELQTLLYFMRKED
- the pcrA gene encoding DNA helicase PcrA, producing the protein MNALLNGMNDRQAEAVQTTEGPLLIMAGAGSGKTRVLTHRIAYLIDEKLVNPWNILAITFTNKAAREMKERAYSLNPATQDCLIATFHSMCVRILRRDADHIGYNRNFTIVDPGEQRTLMKRILKQLNLDPKKWNERSILGTISNAKNDLIDDVGYAAQAGDMYTQIVAQCYTAYQKELRQSESVDFDDLIMLTLRLFDQNPDVLTYYQQKFQYIHVDEYQDTNHAQYQLVKLLASRFKNICVVGDADQSIYGWRGADMQNILDFEKDYPQAKVVLLEENYRSTKTILQAANEVIKNNKNRRPKNLWTQNADGEQIVYYRANDELDEAVFVARTIDELGRSKNFLHKDFAVLYRTNAQSRTIEEALLKSNIPYTMVGGTKFYSRKEIRDIIAYLNLIANLSDNISFERIINEPKRGIGPGTVEKIRDFANMQDMSMLDASANIMLSGIKGKAAQSIWDFANMILDLREQLDQLSITELVEAVLEKTGYVDILNAQATLESKARVENIEEFLSVTKNFDDTSDGPEEETGLDKLSRFLNDLALIADTDSGSQETSEVTLMTLHAAKGLEFPVVFLIGMEENVFPLSRAAEDSDELEEERRLAYVGITRAEKILYLTNANSRLLFGRTNYNRPTRFINEISSDLLEYQGLARPANTSFKASYSSGGLAFGQGMSLAQALQDRKRSAAPRTIQSSGLPFGQFTAGAKSASSEANWSIGDIALHKKWGEGTVLEVSGSGARQELKINFPEVGLKKLLASVAPIEKKI
- a CDS encoding gamma-glutamyl-gamma-aminobutyrate hydrolase family protein encodes the protein MKKPVIGITGNEKTHPDDDIMMSYAAKGFVEGVKDAGGIPIILPIGDQEMACHYISMIDKLILTGGQNVDPKFYGEPKTIDSDDYHLQRDIFELALIKEAIKQKKPIFSVCRGTQLFNVAMGGTLYQDIEDHWQDCSAEYTTQRLVTEPDTVLREIYGEISHINSFHHQSIKDLAPNLKIAAHDPKDGIIEAVMSTDDVAFLGVQWHPEFLFENRPKDKNLFDYIVNEL